The DNA window GGCTGCGGGTAGGGGAGCGGACGGATTAGCACCGTGTTCAGAATCGAAAAGATTGCCGTGTTTGCGCCGATCCCAATTGCCAGTGTGAGTAAAGTCACAGCCGTGAACAACGGAGCGCGCCGCATCCGCCGGAAACTCTGGATGAAATTGGAAGTGAGAAAGGACATGACTGAGAGCAAATACGGATGAGCGTGGGAAAAGTTGCCAAAAAATCGCAGCGCTATAATTTGCCTTTGGCAATCGTGAAATCCTTCTGGCGCAGCGCGGCATGGAAACCCGCGGTGTTCCTCCTCTCTCTTGTCCCTCTTGCTCACTTGGTCTGGCGTTTCGAGAACAATGATCTCGGCCCCAATCCTCTTGAGGAGCTGACCCATGTCACTGGCGATTGGGCGATCTGGTTCCTGCTGCTCTCGCTGGCGATTACGCCGCTGCGCCGGCTTCTTGGACAACCGGATCTCATCCGCTTCCGGCGGCTGCTCGGGCTCTTCGCCGCTTTCTACGCGGTGCTGCATACGGGCGTCTGGGCCTATTTCGACAAGCAACTCGACCCCACCGAATTGATTGCCGATCTGACCCTGCGCCGCTTCATCATTGCGGGCATGATCTCCTTGGTGATCCTGCTGATTCTCGCTGCGACCTCGACCAACGCGTCCATTCGATTTCTCGGGAAGAATTGGCGAAGGCTGCATCGGCTGGTCTACCTTGCCGCTGCGCTCGCCGTGCTGCATTACTACTGGTTAGTGAAAGCAGACACGCGGCTGCCGCTCAGCTATGCAGGCATTCTGCTCCTCTTGTTGCTCGCCCGAACGATTCCCCTCCGGAGTAACGCGAATCTGACAAAATGATGTCAGCCGTGAGACGCCTTCTAGCCTGGATCGTTGTTGCCTGTGCAAGCAGCCTTGCACAAACCCCTGACGCGCAGTTCTTCGAATCGAATGTCCGCCCAATCCTGCGTGCCAATTGCTGGGGCTGCCACAGCGAAGCAAACTCCACCTCCGGCCTCTCCCTCCAGACTCGCGAATCGATCCTGCGCGGCGGCAATCGCGGCGCCTCTGTCGACATCATCTTGAACGCGGCCCGCCATGTCGGCGACCTCAAAATGCCGCCGAACAAGCAACTGGCGCCCGATCAAATTGCGACCCTCGAGAAATGGTTTGCCGCCGGTCTGCCTATGCCCGAGAACCTTGCAAAGTCCAAGCGTGCGGGTGGCAAGCACTGGTCCTTCCAGCCCTTGAATCGCGCCGCGATTCCTGAGGTTGCCAA is part of the Bryobacter aggregatus MPL3 genome and encodes:
- a CDS encoding sulfite oxidase heme-binding subunit YedZ, whose translation is MKSFWRSAAWKPAVFLLSLVPLAHLVWRFENNDLGPNPLEELTHVTGDWAIWFLLLSLAITPLRRLLGQPDLIRFRRLLGLFAAFYAVLHTGVWAYFDKQLDPTELIADLTLRRFIIAGMISLVILLILAATSTNASIRFLGKNWRRLHRLVYLAAALAVLHYYWLVKADTRLPLSYAGILLLLLLARTIPLRSNANLTK